From a single Streptomyces sp. 1331.2 genomic region:
- a CDS encoding acetoacetate--CoA ligase, with translation MSTPPQDQPLWRPTPARAAATSLVAFQAWAAEHHGAPAAPLAPAADDQQAAERYADLHAWSTEDLDRFWTAVTQWFDVRFTQAPEAVLADPAMPGARWFPGARLNYAEQALRAAEPGPDGEKSANADRPAILHLDETTEQPVVLTWSELRRQVGSLAAALRARGIGPGDRVSAYLPNIPQAAAALLATAAVGAIWTSCAPDFGARSVLDRLQQIEPAVLFAVDGYHYGGKDHDRTDVVAELRRELPSLRTVVHVPLLGGPAPEGALTWDDLVADEVEPVFEAVPFDHPLWVLYSSGTTGLPKAIVQSQGGILLEHLKQAGLHLDLGPQDRFLWYTSTGWMMWNFLLAGLLVGSTIVTYDGSPGHPDTGAFWSVAARTGATVLGTSAAYVIAGRKAELHPGRDLDLSSVRCIGTTGSPLPPDGFRWIYDEVKEDVWLASVSGGTDVCSCFVGGVPTLPVYLGEIQAPCLGAAVESWDVQGKPLTDAVGELVVTKPIPSMPTGFWNDPEGTRYHDSYFDTYPGVWRHGDWITVTSRGTVVIHGRSDSTLNRQGVRMGSSDIYEVVERLPEIAESLVIGLEEPDGGYWMPLFVVLAPGAELDDDLIGRIRTSLRTELSPRHVPDEVIAVRGLPHTLTGKRIEVPVKRILSGTPLEQAVNPGSVDNIEHLRFFEQLRVDRQA, from the coding sequence GTGAGCACCCCACCCCAGGACCAGCCGCTCTGGCGCCCCACCCCCGCTCGCGCGGCCGCCACCAGCCTGGTGGCCTTCCAGGCCTGGGCCGCCGAACACCACGGCGCCCCGGCCGCCCCGCTCGCCCCGGCCGCCGACGACCAGCAGGCCGCCGAGCGCTACGCCGACCTGCACGCCTGGTCCACCGAGGACCTCGACCGGTTCTGGACGGCCGTCACCCAGTGGTTCGACGTCCGCTTCACCCAGGCCCCCGAGGCCGTCCTCGCCGACCCGGCCATGCCCGGCGCCCGCTGGTTCCCCGGCGCCCGCCTCAACTACGCCGAGCAGGCCCTGCGCGCCGCCGAGCCCGGGCCTGACGGAGAGAAGAGCGCCAACGCCGACCGCCCGGCGATCCTCCACCTCGACGAGACCACCGAGCAGCCCGTCGTCCTCACCTGGTCCGAACTGCGCCGCCAGGTCGGCTCCCTGGCCGCCGCTCTGCGCGCCCGGGGCATCGGCCCCGGCGACCGCGTCAGCGCGTACCTGCCCAACATCCCGCAGGCCGCCGCCGCCCTCCTCGCCACCGCCGCCGTCGGCGCGATCTGGACCAGCTGCGCCCCCGACTTCGGCGCCCGCAGCGTCCTCGACCGGCTCCAGCAGATCGAGCCCGCCGTCCTCTTCGCCGTCGACGGCTACCACTACGGCGGCAAGGACCACGACCGCACCGACGTCGTCGCCGAACTGCGCCGCGAACTGCCCAGCCTGCGCACCGTCGTGCACGTTCCGCTGCTCGGCGGCCCCGCCCCCGAGGGCGCCCTGACCTGGGACGACCTGGTCGCCGACGAGGTCGAGCCGGTCTTCGAGGCCGTCCCCTTCGACCACCCGCTCTGGGTCCTCTACTCCTCCGGCACCACCGGTCTGCCCAAGGCCATCGTCCAGAGCCAGGGCGGCATCCTCCTCGAACACCTCAAGCAGGCCGGCCTCCACCTCGACCTCGGCCCCCAGGACCGCTTCCTCTGGTACACCTCCACCGGCTGGATGATGTGGAACTTCCTCCTGGCCGGCCTCCTCGTAGGGTCGACGATCGTCACCTACGACGGCAGCCCCGGCCACCCGGACACCGGCGCCTTCTGGTCCGTCGCCGCCCGCACCGGCGCCACCGTCCTCGGCACCTCCGCCGCCTACGTGATCGCCGGCCGCAAGGCCGAACTCCACCCCGGCCGGGACCTCGACCTCTCCAGCGTCCGCTGCATCGGCACCACCGGATCCCCGCTCCCGCCCGACGGTTTCCGCTGGATCTACGACGAGGTCAAGGAGGACGTCTGGCTCGCCTCCGTCAGCGGCGGCACCGACGTCTGCTCCTGCTTCGTCGGCGGCGTCCCGACCCTCCCGGTGTACCTCGGCGAGATCCAGGCCCCCTGCCTCGGCGCCGCCGTCGAGTCCTGGGACGTCCAGGGCAAGCCGCTCACCGACGCCGTCGGCGAGCTGGTCGTCACCAAGCCCATCCCCTCCATGCCCACCGGCTTCTGGAACGACCCGGAGGGCACCCGCTACCACGACAGCTACTTCGACACGTACCCCGGCGTCTGGCGCCACGGCGACTGGATCACCGTCACCTCCCGGGGCACCGTCGTCATCCACGGCCGCTCCGACTCCACCCTCAACCGCCAGGGCGTCCGGATGGGCTCCTCGGACATCTACGAGGTGGTCGAACGCCTCCCCGAGATCGCCGAGTCCCTGGTCATCGGCCTGGAGGAGCCCGACGGCGGCTACTGGATGCCGCTGTTCGTCGTCCTCGCCCCCGGCGCCGAACTGGACGACGACCTCATCGGCCGCATCCGCACCTCGCTGCGCACCGAGCTGTCCCCGCGCCACGTCCCCGACGAGGTCATCGCGGTCCGCGGCCTCCCGCACACCCTCACCGGCAAGCGGATCGAGGTCCCGGTCAAGCGCATCCTCTCCGGCACCCCGCTGGAGCAGGCCGTCAACCCCGGCTCCGTCGACAACATCGAGCACCTGCGCTTCTTCGAGCAGCTCCGCGTCGACCGCCAGGCCTGA
- a CDS encoding NUDIX domain-containing protein, whose protein sequence is MTTDEATRPVHRPFSHCHFCGTPYSPGTVTWPRTCPGCAEISYRNPLPVAVTVLPVARPDADPALVVIRRTIEPGYGELAFPGGYMDFGESWQQACVRELHEETGIAADPADVTLIHTASDPNGRFVMLCGLLPARPLADLPPSRPTDETDGWLLATADTALVWDFHNGVLRRWFSGEFTPR, encoded by the coding sequence ATGACCACTGACGAAGCGACCAGGCCCGTCCACCGGCCGTTCTCCCACTGCCACTTCTGCGGCACGCCCTACTCGCCCGGCACCGTGACGTGGCCCCGCACCTGCCCCGGCTGCGCCGAGATCAGCTACCGCAACCCCCTGCCCGTCGCGGTCACCGTCCTCCCCGTCGCCCGGCCCGACGCCGACCCCGCACTGGTCGTCATCCGCCGCACCATCGAGCCCGGCTACGGCGAACTCGCCTTCCCCGGCGGCTACATGGACTTCGGCGAGAGCTGGCAGCAGGCCTGCGTCCGCGAGCTGCACGAGGAGACCGGCATCGCGGCCGACCCGGCCGACGTCACCCTGATCCACACCGCCTCCGACCCCAACGGCCGCTTCGTGATGCTCTGCGGCCTGCTCCCCGCCCGACCTCTCGCCGACCTCCCGCCCTCGCGCCCCACCGACGAGACCGACGGCTGGCTGCTCGCCACCGCCGACACCGCGCTCGTCTGGGACTTCCACAACGGCGTCCTGCGTCGCTGGTTCAGCGGCGAGTTCACCCCCCGCTGA
- a CDS encoding NUDIX hydrolase, giving the protein MAADEQPPQPLTAPAPTGPETEQEWLAAYDPRAYTPVAVTVDVVALTLRHGSLHVLLVERGAPPYQGCWALPGGFLRAGEEGLDEAAARELAEETGLQGASEVEATLCRLHLEQLGTYGAPGRDPRMHVVSVAYLAFAPDLPDPQAGTDAAAAAWHPVADLDLRPCGRPTAAGAPADTHGGGVDGRTGPTALTLAFDHARILADGLDRVRAKLEYSPLATAFLPDDFTIPDLRAVYEAVWAEKLHPGNFHRKVLSVPGFVESTGTTTQRGGARGGPRARTYRAGGAGLLHPALLRPTREDQPAGHPPAEHPAGEAPPTEPHSH; this is encoded by the coding sequence ATGGCGGCGGACGAGCAGCCCCCACAGCCCCTCACCGCGCCCGCGCCCACCGGGCCCGAGACGGAGCAGGAGTGGCTGGCCGCGTACGACCCGCGCGCCTACACCCCGGTCGCCGTCACGGTCGACGTGGTCGCCCTGACCTTGCGCCACGGCAGCCTGCACGTCCTGCTCGTCGAGCGCGGCGCCCCGCCCTACCAGGGCTGCTGGGCGCTGCCCGGCGGCTTCCTGCGGGCCGGCGAGGAGGGCCTGGACGAGGCGGCCGCCCGCGAGCTGGCCGAGGAGACGGGCCTGCAGGGCGCCTCCGAGGTCGAGGCCACGCTCTGCCGCCTCCACCTCGAACAGCTCGGCACCTACGGCGCCCCCGGCCGGGATCCGCGGATGCACGTCGTCTCCGTCGCCTACCTCGCCTTCGCACCCGACCTGCCCGACCCCCAGGCCGGGACGGACGCCGCGGCCGCCGCCTGGCACCCCGTCGCCGACCTGGACCTCCGGCCCTGCGGCCGCCCCACAGCCGCCGGTGCGCCCGCCGACACCCACGGGGGTGGTGTCGACGGGCGCACCGGCCCCACCGCGCTCACGCTGGCCTTCGACCACGCCCGCATCCTCGCCGACGGCCTGGACCGGGTGCGCGCCAAGCTCGAATACAGCCCGCTGGCCACCGCTTTCCTGCCCGACGACTTCACCATCCCCGACCTTCGCGCCGTCTACGAGGCGGTCTGGGCCGAGAAGCTCCACCCGGGCAACTTCCACCGCAAGGTCCTGTCCGTCCCCGGCTTCGTCGAGAGCACCGGCACCACCACCCAGCGCGGCGGAGCCCGCGGCGGCCCCCGGGCCCGCACCTACCGCGCCGGCGGCGCCGGCCTGCTACACCCCGCCCTGCTCCGCCCCACCCGCGAGGACCAACCGGCCGGGCACCCACCGGCCGAGCACCCAGCGGGCGAGGCACCACCCACCGAGCCCCACTCCCACTGA
- the mmuM gene encoding homocysteine S-methyltransferase: MPTVPPPDFAAALAAGPLVLDGGMSNQLAAAGHDLSDALWSARLLADEPEAVVAAHRAYFEAGADVAITASYQASFEGFARRGVGRAEAARLMASSVELAREAARSAPGGRRRWVAASVGPYGAVLADGSEYRGRYGLSVAELAAFHRPRLEVLAAARPDVLALETVPDADEARALLGLVRGLGVPVWLSYSISGDRTRAGQPLAEAFAPAADVAEVLAVGVNCCTPQDADRAVALAAEVTGKPVVVYPNSGERWDAERRDWRGEPTFRSARVGGWLADGARLVGGCCRVGPDGIAALAAEVAVRRGRSNDPEG, translated from the coding sequence ATGCCCACTGTTCCCCCGCCGGACTTCGCCGCGGCGCTCGCCGCCGGTCCGCTGGTGCTGGACGGCGGGATGTCGAACCAGTTGGCGGCCGCCGGGCACGACCTGTCGGACGCGCTCTGGTCGGCGCGGCTGCTGGCCGACGAGCCGGAGGCGGTGGTCGCGGCGCACCGGGCGTACTTCGAGGCCGGGGCGGACGTCGCGATAACCGCGAGTTACCAGGCGAGCTTCGAGGGCTTCGCCCGGCGCGGGGTGGGCCGGGCGGAGGCGGCGCGGCTGATGGCGAGCAGTGTGGAGCTGGCCCGGGAGGCGGCGCGGTCGGCGCCGGGCGGGCGGCGGCGCTGGGTCGCGGCGTCGGTGGGCCCGTACGGGGCGGTGCTGGCCGACGGTTCGGAGTACCGGGGCCGGTACGGGCTGAGCGTGGCGGAGCTGGCGGCCTTCCACCGGCCGCGGTTGGAGGTGCTGGCGGCCGCGCGGCCGGACGTGCTGGCGCTGGAGACGGTGCCGGACGCGGACGAGGCCCGGGCGCTGCTGGGGCTGGTGCGCGGGCTGGGGGTGCCGGTGTGGCTCTCCTACAGCATTTCGGGCGACCGGACCCGGGCCGGGCAGCCGCTGGCGGAGGCGTTCGCGCCGGCCGCGGACGTGGCCGAGGTGCTGGCGGTGGGCGTCAACTGCTGCACGCCGCAGGATGCGGACCGGGCGGTGGCGCTGGCCGCCGAGGTGACCGGGAAGCCGGTGGTGGTCTACCCGAACAGCGGGGAGCGCTGGGACGCCGAGCGCCGGGACTGGCGCGGGGAGCCGACCTTCCGTTCGGCCCGGGTGGGCGGCTGGCTCGCGGACGGGGCCCGGCTGGTGGGCGGCTGCTGCCGGGTCGGGCCGGACGGGATCGCCGCGCTCGCGGCGGAGGTGGCGGTGCGCCGGGGACGGTCGAACGATCCGGAAGGTTGA
- a CDS encoding IclR family transcriptional regulator, with protein MPGPIQSLSRAAAIMRLLAGGERRLGLSEVATALDLAKGTAHGILRTLQQEGFVEQDPESGKYQLGAELLRLGQSYLDVHELRARALVWADDLARAAGETVYLGVLHQQGVLIVHHVFRPDDTRQVLEVGSMQPLHSTAIGKVLVAYDPVARGELGDGPYEPYTLRTLTEASDLDAECALIRERGWADSVEETWEGVASIAALIQDRRRNPVGAVCINGPVERICEDGFVKPSLVASVRSAARAISRDLGAGRF; from the coding sequence ATGCCCGGCCCGATCCAGTCGCTCTCCCGGGCCGCCGCGATCATGCGACTGCTGGCCGGCGGTGAGCGCCGCCTGGGCCTGTCCGAGGTCGCGACGGCGCTGGACCTCGCCAAGGGCACCGCGCACGGCATCCTGCGCACGCTGCAGCAGGAGGGGTTCGTCGAGCAGGACCCGGAGAGCGGCAAGTACCAGCTGGGCGCCGAGCTGCTGCGCCTGGGCCAGAGCTACCTGGACGTGCACGAGCTGCGGGCCCGGGCGCTGGTGTGGGCGGACGACCTGGCCCGGGCGGCCGGGGAGACGGTCTACCTGGGCGTGCTGCACCAGCAGGGCGTGCTGATCGTGCACCACGTGTTCCGGCCCGACGACACCCGGCAAGTGCTGGAGGTCGGTTCGATGCAGCCGCTGCACAGCACCGCGATCGGCAAGGTGCTGGTGGCCTACGACCCGGTCGCGCGCGGGGAGTTGGGCGACGGGCCGTACGAGCCGTACACCCTGCGGACGTTGACCGAGGCGAGCGACCTGGACGCCGAGTGCGCGCTGATCCGCGAGCGCGGCTGGGCGGACTCCGTCGAGGAGACCTGGGAGGGCGTGGCCTCGATCGCCGCGCTGATCCAGGACCGGCGGCGCAATCCGGTGGGCGCGGTGTGCATCAACGGCCCGGTGGAGCGGATCTGTGAGGACGGCTTCGTGAAGCCCTCGCTGGTGGCCTCGGTGCGCAGCGCGGCGCGGGCGATCTCCCGCGACCTGGGTGCCGGGCGGTTCTGA
- a CDS encoding MIP/aquaporin family protein, whose amino-acid sequence MDKGVFVSAFSNGDVFVGETLGTAALILLGGGVCAAVTLKKSKAVNAGWLAITFGWGFAVLIAAYMSAPKSGAHLNPAVTIALAVKSGDWSQVPLYIGSQLLGAIIGAVLVWATYLGQFNANEEPTLGIFSTGPEIRNPFQNVLTEVIGTFVLCFAILTIGTNSGLSQSGTGTLMVAFTVVGIGLSLGGPTGYAINPARDLGPRIAHALLPIPKKGGSDWSYAWVPVVGPIIGGLAAGGVYNALF is encoded by the coding sequence ATGGACAAGGGAGTCTTTGTGTCCGCGTTCTCCAACGGCGACGTTTTCGTCGGCGAAACCCTCGGCACCGCCGCGCTGATACTCCTCGGCGGTGGCGTCTGCGCCGCCGTGACCCTCAAGAAGTCGAAGGCCGTCAACGCCGGCTGGCTGGCGATCACCTTCGGCTGGGGATTCGCGGTCCTCATCGCCGCCTACATGTCGGCTCCGAAGTCCGGCGCCCACCTCAACCCGGCCGTCACCATCGCGCTCGCCGTCAAGAGCGGCGACTGGAGCCAGGTGCCGCTCTACATCGGCTCGCAGCTGCTCGGCGCGATCATCGGCGCCGTGCTGGTCTGGGCGACCTACCTCGGACAGTTCAACGCCAACGAGGAGCCCACCCTCGGCATCTTCTCGACCGGGCCCGAGATCCGGAACCCGTTCCAGAACGTGCTCACCGAGGTCATCGGCACCTTCGTGCTCTGCTTCGCGATCCTCACCATCGGGACCAACTCCGGCCTCTCCCAGTCCGGCACCGGCACCCTGATGGTCGCCTTCACCGTCGTCGGCATCGGCCTCTCGCTGGGCGGCCCGACCGGCTACGCGATCAACCCGGCCCGTGACCTCGGCCCGCGCATCGCCCACGCCCTGCTGCCGATCCCCAAGAAGGGCGGCTCCGACTGGTCGTACGCCTGGGTCCCGGTCGTCGGCCCGATCATCGGCGGCCTCGCGGCCGGCGGCGTCTACAACGCCCTCTTCTAA
- the glpK gene encoding glycerol kinase GlpK yields MTSTGNYIAAIDQGTTSSRCIIFGADGRIVAVDQQEHRQIFPQPGYVEHDAAEIWTRVQSVVRGALEKAGLTKDDIRAIGITNQRETTVLWDKNTGEPVHNALVWQDTRTEALCRELGRNVGQDRFRRETGLPLASYFAGPKIRWLLDNVEGLRERAEAGDILFGTMDTWVIWNLTGGVNGGKHVTDVTNASRTMLMNLKTLAWDESIAESMGVPMAVLPEIRSSAEVYGEAVGDLAGVPVASALGDQQAALFGQTCFDEGEAKSTYGTGTFLLLNTGEKIVNSYHGLLTTVGYRIGDQAPVYALEGSIAVTGSLVQWLRDQLGIISTAAEIETLANTVEDNGGAYFVPAFSGLFAPYWRSDARGVIAGLTRYVTKGHLARAVLEATAWQTREVVDAMQKDSGVELTALKVDGGMTSNNLLMQNIADVLDAPVERPYVAETTALGAAYAAGLAVGFWNDLDTLRANWHRAAEWTPRMDEATREREYKKWLKAVERTMDWVEEEEDN; encoded by the coding sequence ATGACCTCCACCGGTAACTACATCGCCGCGATCGACCAGGGCACCACCTCCAGCCGCTGCATCATCTTCGGCGCCGACGGCCGGATCGTCGCCGTCGACCAGCAGGAGCACCGGCAGATCTTCCCGCAGCCCGGCTACGTCGAGCACGACGCCGCCGAGATCTGGACCCGGGTGCAGTCGGTCGTCCGCGGTGCGCTGGAGAAGGCCGGCCTGACCAAGGACGACATCCGCGCGATCGGCATCACCAACCAGCGCGAGACCACCGTCCTGTGGGACAAGAACACCGGTGAGCCGGTGCACAACGCGCTGGTGTGGCAGGACACCCGCACCGAGGCGCTCTGCCGCGAGCTGGGCCGCAACGTCGGCCAGGACCGCTTCCGCCGCGAGACCGGCCTCCCGCTGGCCAGCTACTTCGCCGGCCCGAAGATCCGCTGGCTGCTGGACAACGTCGAGGGCCTGCGCGAGCGCGCCGAGGCCGGCGACATCCTGTTCGGCACCATGGACACCTGGGTGATCTGGAACCTCACCGGCGGTGTCAACGGCGGCAAGCACGTCACCGACGTGACCAACGCCAGCCGCACCATGCTGATGAACCTCAAGACGCTCGCCTGGGACGAGAGCATCGCCGAGTCGATGGGCGTGCCGATGGCCGTCCTGCCGGAGATCCGCTCCTCCGCCGAGGTCTACGGCGAGGCCGTCGGCGACCTGGCCGGCGTCCCGGTCGCCTCCGCGCTCGGCGACCAGCAGGCCGCGCTGTTCGGCCAGACCTGCTTCGACGAGGGCGAGGCCAAGTCCACCTACGGGACCGGCACCTTCCTGCTGCTCAACACCGGCGAGAAGATCGTCAACTCGTACCACGGCCTGCTGACCACCGTCGGCTACCGGATCGGCGACCAGGCCCCGGTGTACGCGCTCGAAGGCTCGATCGCCGTCACCGGCTCGCTCGTCCAGTGGCTGCGCGACCAGCTCGGCATCATCTCCACCGCCGCCGAGATCGAGACCCTCGCCAACACGGTCGAGGACAACGGCGGCGCCTACTTCGTCCCGGCCTTCTCCGGCCTGTTCGCCCCGTACTGGCGCTCCGACGCCCGCGGTGTGATCGCCGGCCTGACCCGGTACGTCACCAAGGGCCACCTGGCCCGGGCCGTTCTGGAGGCCACCGCCTGGCAGACCCGCGAGGTCGTCGACGCCATGCAGAAGGACTCCGGGGTCGAGCTCACCGCCCTCAAGGTCGACGGCGGCATGACCAGCAACAACCTGCTCATGCAGAACATCGCCGACGTCCTGGACGCCCCGGTCGAGCGCCCGTACGTGGCCGAGACCACCGCCCTCGGCGCCGCCTACGCAGCGGGTCTCGCCGTCGGCTTCTGGAACGACCTCGACACCCTGCGGGCCAACTGGCACCGCGCCGCCGAGTGGACCCCGCGCATGGACGAGGCCACCCGGGAGCGTGAGTACAAGAAGTGGCTCAAGGCCGTGGAGCGCACCATGGACTGGGTGGAGGAAGAAGAGGACAACTGA
- a CDS encoding glycerol-3-phosphate dehydrogenase/oxidase, translating to MATIPTLGAERTAGRTASRAETRELLGKATYDLLVIGGGILGTAVAWTASQAGLKVAMVDAGDFAGATSSASSKLVHGGLRYLQTGAVKLVAENHKERRALSTDVAPHLVNPLTFFVPVYKGGPHGAAKLGAGVFLYSALSAFRDGMGRVSTAAHAAQQVPALRTEGLRSVAVYGDHQMNDSRVAVMTVRAAVDAGAVVLNHAEVTGLRFTGGRVTGAELRDRLDGSEFGVNARLVLNATGPWVDHLRKMEDAGAAPSIRLSKGAHVVVKRRSPWRAALTIPIDKYRVSFAIPWEDHVLLGTTDEEYTGDPKDVRATDADIDQIMGEAAHAIRDEHLDRDLITYSFAGLRVLPGGPGDTAAAKRETVVTEGRGGMLSVSGGKWTTYRHIGRTVLEKLAHVPGTSLGEDMSPIAPTVPLPGVGAPNAVAHRLLIDREPGSRMEPLVAKHLASHYGTLSFEIARMIDENPELGRPIHEDGPDVWAQVAYAAENEWAYTADDVLRRRTTMTVRGLDTPEIRAEVEAFLAKRGAK from the coding sequence ATGGCAACCATCCCGACCCTGGGCGCCGAGCGCACCGCCGGCCGCACCGCCTCCCGCGCCGAGACCCGTGAACTGCTCGGCAAGGCCACCTACGACCTGCTGGTGATCGGGGGCGGCATCCTCGGCACGGCCGTCGCCTGGACCGCGTCCCAGGCCGGTCTGAAGGTCGCCATGGTCGACGCCGGCGACTTCGCCGGTGCCACCTCCAGCGCCTCCTCCAAGCTCGTCCACGGCGGCCTGCGCTACCTGCAGACCGGCGCCGTCAAGCTCGTCGCGGAGAACCACAAGGAGCGCCGCGCGCTCTCCACCGACGTGGCCCCGCACCTGGTCAACCCGCTGACCTTCTTCGTGCCGGTCTACAAGGGCGGCCCGCACGGCGCCGCCAAGCTCGGCGCCGGCGTCTTCCTGTACTCGGCGCTGTCCGCCTTCCGCGACGGCATGGGCCGGGTCTCCACCGCCGCGCACGCCGCCCAGCAGGTGCCCGCGCTGCGCACCGAGGGCCTGCGCTCGGTGGCCGTCTACGGCGACCACCAGATGAACGACTCCCGCGTCGCCGTGATGACCGTGCGCGCCGCCGTCGACGCCGGCGCCGTGGTGCTCAACCACGCCGAGGTCACCGGGCTGCGCTTCACCGGCGGCCGGGTCACCGGTGCCGAGCTGCGCGACCGCCTGGACGGCAGCGAGTTCGGCGTCAACGCCCGCCTGGTGCTCAACGCCACCGGCCCGTGGGTCGACCACCTGCGCAAGATGGAGGACGCCGGCGCCGCGCCGTCGATCCGCCTCTCCAAGGGCGCCCACGTCGTGGTCAAGCGCCGCTCGCCGTGGCGCGCCGCGCTGACCATCCCGATCGACAAGTACCGCGTCTCCTTCGCCATCCCGTGGGAGGACCACGTCCTGCTCGGCACCACCGACGAGGAGTACACCGGCGACCCGAAGGACGTCCGGGCCACCGACGCGGACATCGACCAGATCATGGGCGAGGCCGCGCACGCGATCCGCGACGAGCACCTCGACCGCGACCTGATCACCTACTCCTTCGCCGGCCTGCGGGTGCTGCCCGGCGGCCCGGGCGACACCGCCGCCGCCAAGCGCGAGACGGTCGTCACCGAGGGCCGCGGCGGCATGCTGTCGGTCTCCGGCGGCAAGTGGACCACCTACCGGCACATCGGCCGCACCGTGCTGGAGAAGCTGGCCCACGTGCCCGGCACCAGCCTCGGCGAGGACATGTCCCCGATCGCCCCGACCGTCCCGCTGCCGGGCGTCGGCGCGCCGAACGCGGTGGCGCACCGCCTGCTGATCGACCGGGAGCCGGGCTCGCGGATGGAGCCGCTGGTCGCCAAGCACCTGGCCAGCCACTACGGCACGCTCTCCTTCGAGATCGCCCGCATGATCGACGAGAACCCGGAGCTCGGCCGGCCGATCCACGAGGACGGCCCGGACGTCTGGGCGCAGGTCGCCTACGCGGCCGAGAACGAGTGGGCGTACACGGCGGACGACGTGCTGCGCCGCCGCACCACGATGACCGTGCGCGGGCTGGACACGCCGGAGATCCGGGCCGAGGTCGAGGCCTTTCTCGCGAAGCGTGGGGCCAAGTAA
- a CDS encoding GntT/GntP/DsdX family permease: MRFAPTLLAAAPPALPHTGSDTRLLIAVLLSIGAIVLLITKLKLHPFLALTLGSGLLAAVAGAPFDKLLSSFSTGFGSTVAGVGLLIGLGAMLGKLLADSGGANIIADTVLSRTGNRALPWAMALIAAVLGLPLFFEVGVVLLIPIVLLVARRGNVPLLRVGIPALAGLSVLHGLVPPHPGPLVAVDALKADLGVTLALGLLIAVPTLIVAGPLFARVAERWVGPLEIPAATAPEESAKPDRTPSFGAVLATILLPVVLMLGKALADVLIDDPKAMGQRVFDFIGSPLIALLAATLLGMVTLGRAAGFDRARISDTVGKSLGPIAGIVFIVGAGGGFKQTLIDVGVGNAVSEWSGKWHISALLLGWLIAVLIRLATGSATVATITAAGIVSPLAATMSSTHAALLVLAIGAGSLFFSHVNDAGFWLVKEYFGMSVGQTLKSWSVMETVISVVAIALILPLSLII; the protein is encoded by the coding sequence GTGAGATTTGCCCCCACCCTGCTGGCGGCCGCCCCACCGGCCCTGCCGCACACCGGCAGCGACACCAGGCTGCTGATCGCGGTGCTCCTCAGCATCGGTGCGATCGTCCTGCTGATCACCAAGCTGAAGCTCCACCCGTTCCTCGCCCTCACGCTCGGCTCCGGCCTGCTGGCCGCCGTCGCGGGCGCCCCCTTCGACAAGCTGCTGAGCAGCTTCTCCACCGGCTTCGGCTCCACCGTGGCCGGTGTCGGCCTGCTGATCGGCCTCGGCGCGATGCTCGGCAAGCTGCTCGCCGACTCCGGCGGCGCGAACATCATCGCGGACACCGTGCTCTCCCGTACGGGCAACCGGGCACTGCCCTGGGCGATGGCGCTGATCGCCGCCGTGCTCGGCCTGCCGCTGTTCTTCGAGGTCGGCGTCGTCCTGCTGATCCCGATCGTGCTGCTGGTCGCCCGCCGCGGCAACGTGCCGCTGCTGCGGGTCGGCATCCCGGCCCTGGCCGGCCTGTCCGTGCTGCACGGCCTGGTGCCCCCGCACCCGGGCCCGCTGGTCGCCGTCGACGCGCTGAAGGCCGACCTCGGCGTCACCCTGGCGCTCGGCCTGCTGATCGCCGTCCCGACCCTGATCGTCGCCGGTCCGCTGTTCGCACGGGTCGCCGAGCGCTGGGTCGGCCCGCTGGAGATCCCGGCCGCCACCGCTCCCGAGGAGTCGGCCAAGCCCGACCGCACCCCGTCCTTCGGCGCGGTGCTGGCGACCATCCTGCTGCCGGTCGTGCTGATGCTCGGCAAGGCGCTGGCCGACGTGCTGATCGACGACCCGAAGGCGATGGGCCAGCGGGTGTTCGACTTCATCGGCTCCCCACTGATCGCCCTGCTCGCCGCGACCCTGCTCGGCATGGTCACCCTCGGCCGGGCGGCCGGCTTCGACCGGGCCCGGATCTCCGACACCGTCGGCAAGTCGCTCGGCCCGATCGCGGGCATCGTCTTCATCGTCGGCGCGGGCGGCGGCTTCAAGCAGACCCTGATCGACGTGGGCGTCGGCAACGCGGTGAGCGAGTGGTCCGGCAAGTGGCACATCTCCGCGCTGCTGCTGGGCTGGCTGATCGCCGTCCTGATCCGCTTGGCCACCGGCTCGGCGACGGTCGCCACGATCACCGCGGCCGGCATCGTCTCCCCGCTCGCCGCGACCATGTCCTCGACCCACGCGGCCCTGCTGGTGCTGGCGATCGGCGCCGGCTCGCTCTTCTTCTCGCACGTCAACGACGCCGGCTTCTGGCTGGTGAAGGAGTACTTCGGGATGAGCGTCGGCCAGACGCTGAAGTCCTGGTCGGTGATGGAGACGGTGATCTCGGTCGTCGCCATCGCCCTGATCCTGCCGCTGAGCCTGATCATCTAG